The genomic DNA ATTAAGCGTCTCACTTCTTTCCTCGTTAATTGAGTCATCGGGTGTCTCTCTTCTCTCCTTGCTAATCGCTTCATCGGGTGTCTCTCTACTTTCCTCGCTAAAAAAGCAATCGGGTGTCTCACTTCTTTCCTCATTAAGAAAGCAATCGGGTGTCTCTCTCTGTTTCTCGCTAATCGATTCATCTGGTGACTCTCTACTTTCCTCGTTAATCAAGTTATCGGATTTCTCTCTTTCATCGCTGATCGAGTCATCAGGTGTCTCTCTTCTTTCCTTGCTAATCGCTTCATCGAGTGTCTCCCCTCTTTTCTCGTTGATAAAGCAATCGGGTGTCTCCCCTCTTTCCTCGCTAATAAAGTAATCGGCGCGTCTCACTTCTTTCCTCGTTAAGAAAGCAATCGGGTGTCTCACTTCTTTCCTCACTAATAAAGCAATCGGATGTCTCTCTTTGTTTCTCGCTAATCAATTCATCTGGTGACTCTCTACTTTCCTCGCTAATCGATTCATCGGGTGTCTCTCTTCTTTCCTTGCTAATCGCTTCATCGAGTGTCTCCCCTCTTTTCTCGTTGATAAAGCAATCGGGTGTCTCCCCTCTTTCCTCGCTAATAAAGTAATCGGGCGTCTCACTTCTTTCCTTGTTAAGAAAGCAATCGGGTGTCTCACTTCTTTCCTCACTAATAAAGCAATCGGATGTCTCTCTTTGTTTCTCGCTAATCAATTCATCTGGTGACTCTCTACTTTCCTCGCTAATCGATTCATCGGGTGTCTCTCTTCTTTCCTCCCTAATAAAGCAATCAGATGTCTCTCTCCTTTCCTCGTTAATCAAGTTATCGGATTTCTCTCTTTCATCGCTAATTGAGTCATCAGGTGTCTCTCTTCTTTCCTTGCTAATCGAGTCATCGGGTGTCTCTTTTCTTTCCTTGCTAATCACTTCATCGAGTGTCTCCCTTCTTTTTTCGCTAATAAAGCAATCGGGTGTCTCACTTCTTTCCTCGCTAATAAAGTAATCAGGTGTCTCACTTCTTTCCTTGCTAATAAAGCAGTCGGGTGTCTCTCTTTGTTTCTCGCTAATCGATTCATTGGGTGACTCTCTTCTTTCCTCGCTAATCGATTCATCGGGTGTCTCTCTTCTTTCCTCACTAATAAAGCAATCAGATGTCTCTCTCCTTTCCTCGTTAATCAAGTTATCGGATTTCTCTCTTTCATCGCTAATCGAGTCATCGGGTGTCTCTCTTCTTTCCTTGCTAATCAAGTCATAGGGTGTCTCTCTTCTTTCATCACTAATCGAGTCATCAGGTGTCTCTCTTCTTTCCTCGCTTTTAGAGTCATCGGGTGTCTCTCTTCTTTCCTCGCTAATCAAGTCATAGTGTTTCTCTCGGCTTTCTTTGCTAATCAAGTCATCAGGTGTCTTTCTTCTTTCCTTCCTAATCAATTCATCAGGTATCTTTCTTCTTTCCTCGCTAATCAATTCATCGGGTGTGTCTCTTCTTTCTTTACTAATTAATTCATCAGGTGTCTCTCTACTCACCTCGCTTATAGAGTCATCGGGTGTCTCTCTTCTTTCCTCACTAATCGATTCAACAGGTGTCTCTCTTCTTTCATTACTGATTGAGTCATCAGGTGTCTCTCTTCTTCCCTCGCTAATCAATTCAACAGGTGTCTCTCTTCTTTCCTTACTAATAGATTCATCGGGTGTCTCTCTTCTTTCCTCGCTAATCAATTCATCGGGTGTCTCTCTTCTTTCCTTACTAATAGATTCATCAGGTGTGTCTGTTCTTTCTTCGCTAATCGATTCATCGAGTGTCTCTCTTCTTTCCTTACTGATTGAGTCATCGGGTGTGTCTCTTCTTTCCTCGCTAATCAATTCTTTGGGCGTCTCTCTTCTTTCCTCACTAATCGATTCATCAGGTGTCTCTTTTCTTTCCTCGCTAATCAATTCATCAGGTGTCTCTCTTCTTTCCTCGCTAATCAATTCATCAGGGGTCTCTCTTCTTTCCTTACTAATAGATTCATCGGGTGTGTCTGTTCTTTCTTCGCTAATCGATTCATCGGGTGTGTCTGTTCTTTCTTCGCTAATCGATTCATCGAGTGTCTCTCTTCTTTCCTTGCTAATCAAGTAATCAAGCACCTCTCTTCTTTCCTTGCTAATCGATTCATGGGGTGTCCTCCCTTCTTTCCTCACTAATCGATTCATCGGGTGTCTCTCTTCTTTCCTTACTAATAGATTCATCGGGTGTGTCTGTTCTTTCTTCGCTAATCGATTCATCGAGTGTCTCTCTTCCACCCTCACTAATCAAGTAATCGAGCACCTCTCTTCTTTCCTTGCTAATCGATTCATGGGGTGTCTCCCTTCTTTCCTCACTAATCGAGTCATCGAGTGTCTCTCTTCCTTCCTCGCTAATCAAGTCATCAGGTGTGTCCTCCTCTTACCTCATTAATCAAGTCAATGGCTTTACTATCTAACCTTTTGCTAAATGTGATATGAAAATTGGCTCCATCAAAGTCTAATCCGTTGATGATGATGTCACTCAAATCATCTGAttgaacttcttcttcttcatcatcagggGCTAAATCGCTGTTCCTTAATGACGTATTCAGGTCGTCTCCTCGCTTTTGCTTAGCCCTAGGCGACTCACTGTTTTCGTCACTACTTGTATCAATCAAATCATCTAATTGAACTTCTTCATCAGGGTCTAAATCACTGTTCCTTAACGACGTATTCAGGTCGTCTCCTCGCTTTTGCTTAGCCCTAGGCGACTCGCTGTTTTCGTCGCTACTTGTATCACTGGATACTAACACTGTTTCTGTTCTAACTATGACTTCTTCGACGTCATCATCGCTTTCTTCCTCTCTTGTGCTTTTAGTAGGCGACGACACACTGCTTTTCTCGCTATCCGTGTCACTGGATATTTCCACTATTTCTTTTTTAACTATGATTTCTTCAACGTCAGAGTCCCTCGAATCATCCGAGAAACTTTCGCTTTGTTTAGGGTTATCCCGAGTCTCACCGTCACTCTCTATCTTGTCCGAATTAGCATTCTTTTCACATGACTGTTGCTCAAGTTGCATTGAAATAGACCTGAGTGTCTCTCTCACCTCCTCGCATTCTGATTCACTCGACGCTTCCACTTGGCTGAGTGTCTCACTCTCATCACTCCCTTCGACGTCAACATCACTAAATTCATCACTGCTAGCTTCTTCGTTGTTTGCCTTAAGGCCATTAATATCAAAAATGATATGACTAGCATCCTTATTAATGCTATCACTGGTATTCTTACTACCCCCCGTCCCACTTACAAACTTTCTTACGTTTAGGGGTAGATATTGCCGTGTTGTGAGTAATATCCTTTCTATAAACAACGTTTAAATCAATTTCTCCAGCTTCGACAGCCTCCAATTCATCAAATAAACGTTTCCTGTCGTTGTGGGTACTCATGTAGTATGATTATAAGAACAGGAGGGCAAATTCGCCACTAAATTTAAGAGGATTTCGAGAAAATTCCCCGCACGTGAACACTTCACCGATTTACCTGCGACtgaatgtaaacaaacaatgttGCCAGGTTTTCATAACAGTGATTCCTATTTTACAGCGTTGCCAAATCTCACAGTACAtgagtatttttcttattttttgaatGTTTTTTCGACCATGTActataagatgaatatattatcctcaactTTTCCTCCCTCTGAAAGGCGagtctaattctgtataaaaaaatgagaaaagtgaaatcaaggaggaggaagtatattCCTCCCAGTACatgagttttttttcttatttttgaaagttttttcGACCATGTActataagatgaatatattatcttcAACTTTTCCTCCCTCTGCAAGGCGagtctaattctgtataaaaaaatgagaaaagtgaaatcaaggaggaggaagtatattCTCACAgtacatgagtttttttttcttatttttgaaagtttcttcgaccatgtactataagatgaatatattatcctcaatccttcctacCTCTGCAAGGCGagtctaattctgtataaaaactggaaaagtgaaatcaaggaggaggaagtatattCTCACAGTACatgagttttttttcttattttttgaaagtttcttcgaccatgtactataagatgaatatattatcctcaactTTTCCTCCCTCTGCAAGGCGAGTCTAATTCTGTCTAAAAAataaactggaaaagtgaaatcaaggaggaggaagtatattCTCACAGTAGgctacatgagtttttttttttcttatttttgaaagtttcttcgaccatgtactataagatgaatatattatcctcaatccttcctacCTCTGCAAGGCGAGTCTAATTCTGTATAGAAAAAtgagaaaagtgaaatcaaggaggaggaagtatattCTCACatacatgagtttttttttcatatttttgaaagtttcttcgaccatgtactataagatgaatatattatcctcaatccttcctacCTCTGCAAGGCGAGTCTAATTCTGTATAGAAAAAtgagaaaagtgaaatcaaggaggaggaagtatattCTCACAGTACatgagtttttttcttatttttgaaagtttcttcgaccatgtactatAAGATAAATATATTATCCTTAACTTTTCCTCCCTCTGCAAGGCGAGTCTaattctgtattaaaaaaaatgagaaaagtgaaATCAGGGAGGAGGAAGTATATTCTCACAGTAGgctacatgagtttttttttttcttatttttgaaagtttcttcgaccatgtactgtaagatgaatatattatcctaaaCTTTTCCTCCCTCTGCAAGACGAGTCctaattctgtataaaaaaatgagaaaagtgaaatcaaggaggaggaagtatattCTCACAGTACatgagttttttttcttatttttgaaagtttcttcgaccatgtactataagatgaatatattatcttcAACTTTTCCTCCCTCTGCAAAGCGagtctaattctgtataaaaaaatgagaaaagtgaaatcaaggaggaggaagtatattCTCACAGTACatgagtttttttcttatttttgaaagtttctttgaCCATGTActataagatgaatatattatccttaaTCCTTCCTCCCTCTGCAAGGCGAGTCTAATTCTGTATAGAAAAAtgagaaaagtgaaatcaaggaggaggaagtatattCTCACAGTACatgagtttttttcttatttttgaaagtttcttcgaccatgtactataagatgaatatattatccttaaTCCTTCCTCCCTCTGCAAGGCGAGTCTAATTCTGTATAGAAAAtgagaaaagtgaaatcaaggaggaggaagtatattCTCACagtacatgagttttttttttttcttatttttgaaagtttcttcgaccatttACTatgagatgaatatattatcctcaactTTTCCTCCCTCTGCAAGGCGAAtctaattctgtataaaaaaaaatgagaaaagtgaaatcaaggaggaggaagtatattCTCACAGTACatgagttttttttcttatttttgaaagtttcttcgaccatgtactataagatgaatatattatcctcactTTTCCTCCCTCTGCAAGACGAGTttaattctgtataaaaaaaactggaaaagtgaaatcaaggaggag from Palaemon carinicauda isolate YSFRI2023 chromosome 34, ASM3689809v2, whole genome shotgun sequence includes the following:
- the LOC137627056 gene encoding clumping factor A-like, with product MSTHNDRKRLFDELEAVEAGEIDLNVVYRKDITHNTAISTPKRKKANNEEASSDEFSDVDVEGSDESETLSQVEASSESECEEVRETLRSISMQLEQQSCEKNANSDKIESDGETRDNPKQSESFSDDSRDSDVEEIIVKKEIVEISSDTDSEKSSVSSPTKSTREEESDDDVEEVIVRTETVLVSSDTSSDENSESPRAKQKRGDDLNTSLRNSDLDPDEEVQLDDLIDTSSDENSESPRAKQKRGDDLNTSLRNSDLAPDDEEEEVQSDDLSDIIINGLDFDGANFHITFSKRLDSKAIDLINEVRGGHT
- the LOC137627055 gene encoding fap1 adhesin-like → MNRLAKKEQTHPMNLLVRKEERHPMNRLVRKEGRTPHESISKERREVLDYLISKERRETLDESISEERTDTPDESISEERTDTPDESISKERRETPDELISEERRETPDELISEERKETPDESISEERRETPKELISEERRDTPDDSISKERRETLDESISEERTDTPDESISKERRETPDELISEERRETPDESISKERRETPVELISEGRRETPDDSISNERRETPVESISEERRETPDDSISEVSRETPDELISKERRDTPDELISEERRKIPDELIRKERRKTPDDLISKESREKHYDLISEERRETPDDSKSEERRETPDDSISDERRETPYDLISKERRETPDDSISDEREKSDNLINEERRETSDCFISEERRETPDESISEERRESPNESISEKQRETPDCFISKERSETPDYFISEERSETPDCFISEKRRETLDEVISKERKETPDDSISKERRETPDDSISDEREKSDNLINEERRETSDCFIREERRETPDESISEESRESPDELISEKQRETSDCFISEERSETPDCFLNKERSETPDYFISEERGETPDCFINEKRGETLDEAISKERRETPDESISEESRESPDELISEKQRETSDCFISEERSETPDCFLNEERSETRRLLY